One window from the genome of Bradyrhizobium xenonodulans encodes:
- a CDS encoding bifunctional diguanylate cyclase/phosphodiesterase produces the protein MTILRNAPLQIALFFLPLVWIGYVAITSSERADAVQQARSHGDSVAELFEENTERIIERVDQSLLVVRALYAQDPLTFSLKFWSDKARIATGDVVQFSLIGLDGYMFDTTTGYSGAPLYLGDREHFASVMAQADDSLYVAKPVLGRASNKWTIQLARKLFDLARNPAGVVVGSISVDVVGRIYDTAKLGAGGTLVLRNANHVVLAARGVDHDTVLGQRAPNRVEGELRDGFYAQYWNENRPNRRDRLITARRSRVFPLIFTVGISAQEIYSRSDLRQKVYLGGALLLTFIIVTATLFHWRRQLALGRAQRELRDFASKFEDALRNLPQGLSMFDGRDRLIAFNRQWLELYGLEPEEIRIGMDFREVFAKQTAVLDVEAYLVDLKSRLEQSEHISNTVPFPDGRVVYVSYGRREGGGWVATHEDITERKASEDRIERLAHYDSLTGLANRNLFKEHIDEVLAGSPGPEAAFAVLLLDLDKFKAVNDALGHQCGDALLKQVAGRIKAQIRDLDMAARIGGDEFAVIVAPGRTAIQDGAASLAARLVQVIAEPYHIEGHPVVIGCSIGLALVPEHGTRVDEILRNADLALYRSKSAGRSCFHVYSAELKAEADQRNVLEVELREAIWREEIDVYYQPVTELSTGRVKSVEALARWRHPIRGFIPPAEFIAVAEAGGLIVELGNQVLAKACRDATTMPGDVKVAVNLSALQFAGANLVDIVTSALAQNGLPETRLELEITESVFLADTQENLKTLQRLKALGVSIALDDFGVGYSSLSYLTAFPFDKVKIDKSFIDRIDRCETVAVLKSIVQLAKALKLSIVAEGVETSAQIARLHSLGIALGQGYFFSRPVPLADLPLQSPVPRRGRRAVA, from the coding sequence ATGACAATTCTGCGCAATGCCCCGCTGCAGATTGCATTGTTCTTCCTGCCCCTGGTCTGGATCGGGTATGTCGCGATCACGTCGTCGGAGCGAGCGGATGCCGTCCAGCAGGCGCGGTCGCACGGCGACAGCGTCGCCGAATTGTTCGAGGAAAATACCGAGCGCATCATCGAGCGCGTGGATCAGTCGCTGCTGGTGGTGCGCGCTCTCTACGCCCAGGATCCGCTGACGTTCAGCCTGAAATTCTGGTCCGACAAGGCTCGCATCGCGACCGGCGACGTGGTCCAGTTCTCTCTGATCGGACTGGACGGCTACATGTTCGATACGACCACGGGCTATTCCGGCGCGCCACTCTATCTCGGTGATCGCGAGCACTTCGCCAGCGTCATGGCGCAAGCCGACGATAGCCTCTACGTCGCGAAGCCGGTGCTGGGGCGGGCCTCAAACAAATGGACCATCCAGCTGGCGAGAAAGCTGTTTGACCTTGCCAGGAATCCGGCCGGCGTGGTCGTCGGCTCGATCAGCGTCGACGTCGTCGGCAGAATCTACGACACCGCGAAGCTCGGTGCCGGAGGAACGCTGGTCCTCAGAAATGCCAACCATGTCGTGCTAGCCGCGCGGGGGGTGGATCACGATACCGTGCTGGGGCAGCGCGCCCCGAACCGCGTCGAAGGCGAGCTGCGGGACGGCTTCTATGCACAATACTGGAACGAAAACCGCCCGAACCGCCGCGACAGGCTGATCACGGCGCGCAGGTCGCGCGTGTTCCCGCTCATCTTCACCGTCGGCATTTCGGCGCAGGAGATCTATTCCCGCTCCGATCTCAGGCAGAAGGTCTATCTCGGCGGCGCGCTGCTGCTCACCTTCATCATCGTGACCGCGACGCTGTTCCACTGGCGGCGACAATTGGCGCTGGGCCGCGCCCAGCGTGAGCTGCGCGATTTTGCCAGCAAGTTCGAAGATGCTCTCAGAAACCTCCCGCAGGGGCTGAGCATGTTCGACGGCCGCGACCGACTGATCGCGTTCAATCGTCAATGGCTCGAACTCTATGGGCTGGAGCCGGAGGAAATTCGGATCGGCATGGATTTCCGCGAGGTGTTCGCAAAACAGACCGCGGTGCTCGACGTCGAGGCTTACCTCGTCGATCTGAAGAGCCGGCTCGAGCAGTCGGAGCACATCTCGAACACCGTGCCGTTTCCCGATGGTCGGGTCGTCTATGTCTCCTACGGACGGCGCGAGGGCGGCGGCTGGGTCGCCACGCACGAAGACATCACGGAGCGCAAGGCGTCCGAGGACCGGATCGAGAGGCTGGCGCACTACGACAGTCTGACTGGCCTTGCCAATCGCAACCTGTTCAAGGAGCACATCGACGAAGTGCTCGCCGGATCTCCCGGCCCGGAGGCTGCGTTCGCCGTGCTGCTGCTGGACCTCGACAAGTTCAAGGCCGTCAACGACGCGCTTGGCCACCAATGCGGCGACGCGCTGTTGAAGCAGGTTGCCGGCCGGATCAAGGCACAGATCCGAGACCTCGACATGGCGGCCCGGATCGGTGGCGACGAGTTTGCCGTGATCGTGGCGCCGGGCCGTACCGCGATCCAGGACGGCGCTGCAAGCCTCGCGGCGCGGCTGGTTCAGGTCATTGCCGAGCCCTATCACATCGAGGGCCATCCCGTCGTCATCGGCTGCAGTATCGGCCTTGCCCTGGTCCCCGAGCATGGCACGCGTGTCGATGAGATTCTTCGCAACGCCGATCTTGCGCTCTACAGGTCCAAGAGCGCCGGCCGAAGCTGCTTCCATGTCTACTCGGCGGAGCTCAAGGCCGAAGCCGATCAGCGCAACGTGCTCGAGGTCGAGCTGCGTGAGGCGATCTGGCGCGAGGAGATCGACGTGTACTATCAGCCCGTGACCGAACTCAGCACGGGCCGCGTGAAATCGGTCGAGGCCCTGGCGCGCTGGCGTCACCCCATCAGGGGATTCATTCCACCTGCCGAGTTCATCGCGGTCGCGGAGGCCGGCGGACTGATCGTCGAACTCGGCAATCAGGTGCTGGCCAAGGCGTGTCGCGATGCGACGACCATGCCGGGCGATGTCAAGGTCGCGGTCAATCTCTCGGCCCTGCAGTTTGCCGGCGCCAACCTCGTCGATATCGTGACGTCCGCGCTGGCGCAGAACGGGCTTCCGGAAACCCGGCTCGAGCTCGAGATCACCGAGAGCGTGTTTCTCGCCGACACCCAGGAGAACCTCAAGACGCTGCAGCGCCTCAAGGCGCTCGGCGTCTCCATTGCCCTCGACGACTTCGGCGTCGGCTACTCGTCATTGTCCTATCTGACGGCCTTTCCATTCGACAAGGTCAAGATCGACAAATCCTTCATCGA
- a CDS encoding DUF2182 domain-containing protein: protein MHGRFMLEHLLHRDRLIVGIGTAAVAVLAWVYLASGAGMDTEMMADMPDMAPMPWTPLYAALLFVMWWVMMIAMMAPSAAPTVLLYATVKRKQETASRAAMDAWIFLAGYLVTWAGFCVVAVLVQWALERFGLLSMAMASTSSILGGIILLAAGLYQFTPLKRACLRYCESPLMFLSRHWRPGTRGALRMGLRHGSYCVGCCWFLMALLFVSGVMNFVWIIAIALYVAGEKLLPFGPRLSRAAGGLLVLSGVIVLARAM, encoded by the coding sequence ATGCACGGGCGCTTCATGCTGGAACACCTGCTCCACCGCGACCGCCTGATCGTCGGGATCGGGACCGCTGCGGTGGCGGTGCTCGCCTGGGTCTATCTCGCCAGCGGCGCCGGCATGGACACCGAGATGATGGCCGATATGCCGGACATGGCGCCGATGCCGTGGACGCCGCTCTATGCCGCGCTGCTGTTCGTGATGTGGTGGGTGATGATGATCGCGATGATGGCACCGAGCGCGGCGCCCACCGTCCTCTTGTATGCGACGGTCAAGCGCAAGCAGGAGACAGCATCCCGCGCCGCAATGGACGCCTGGATATTTCTCGCCGGTTATCTCGTCACATGGGCGGGGTTCTGTGTCGTTGCGGTCCTGGTGCAATGGGCGCTCGAGCGCTTCGGGTTGCTGTCGATGGCGATGGCAAGCACCAGCTCGATTTTGGGCGGCATCATTCTGCTCGCCGCAGGGCTTTACCAGTTCACGCCACTCAAACGTGCCTGTCTGCGTTACTGCGAGAGCCCGTTGATGTTTCTCAGTCGGCATTGGCGGCCCGGCACACGCGGGGCGCTCCGCATGGGACTTCGCCACGGCAGCTATTGCGTCGGCTGCTGCTGGTTCTTGATGGCACTGCTGTTCGTCAGCGGAGTGATGAATTTCGTCTGGATCATCGCCATCGCGCTCTATGTTGCCGGTGAGAAATTGCTGCCGTTCGGCCCAAGACTGAGCCGTGCGGCAGGCGGGCTGCTCGTCCTGTCCGGCGTGATCGTGCTCGCGCGCGCAATGTGA
- a CDS encoding DUF1326 domain-containing protein, with protein sequence MAASDWRLEGEWMKNCTCAFGCPCDFNAPPTRGYCKGLVAMRIAKGHFEGTRLDGLCFAITVDFPGALHEGNGTIQPIIDERATPEQRQALFDIFSGKHSAEGTLFQIVSLIVTKIHEPVFAPFEFSFDKDGRVAKLVAGGVLETDVEPIKNPVTGTPHRIQVVMPEGFEHRAAEVASANIRSTGAIPFETQATHSSLATVAQTPDGVAA encoded by the coding sequence ATGGCTGCATCGGACTGGCGTCTCGAAGGCGAATGGATGAAGAATTGCACTTGCGCATTCGGCTGCCCTTGCGATTTCAACGCACCGCCGACCCGAGGCTATTGCAAGGGGTTGGTCGCCATGCGCATCGCCAAGGGACATTTTGAGGGGACCAGGCTCGACGGTCTCTGCTTCGCGATCACGGTCGATTTCCCCGGAGCGCTGCATGAGGGCAACGGGACGATCCAGCCCATCATCGACGAACGCGCCACGCCGGAGCAGCGCCAGGCGTTGTTCGATATCTTTTCGGGCAAGCATTCCGCCGAGGGCACGCTGTTCCAGATCGTCAGCCTGATCGTCACCAAGATCCACGAGCCGGTGTTTGCCCCCTTTGAGTTTTCCTTCGACAAGGACGGACGTGTCGCCAAGCTCGTCGCCGGAGGCGTGCTGGAGACCGACGTGGAGCCGATCAAGAACCCGGTGACCGGTACTCCGCACCGCATCCAGGTCGTGATGCCGGAGGGGTTCGAGCACAGGGCTGCCGAGGTCGCGTCCGCCAACATCCGCTCGACCGGCGCGATTCCGTTCGAGACCCAGGCCACGCACAGCTCGCTTGCTACCGTCGCGCAGACGCCCGACGGCGTCGCGGCGTGA